One genomic region from Chthonomonas calidirosea T49 encodes:
- a CDS encoding MFS transporter, whose protein sequence is MKQDPTSPSTDSASTSIDVRRAALRFVLLISVLSFFADFTYEGSRSITGPYLETLRASAFVVGAVAGFGELCGYALRFFSGRLADITGRFWPITIFGYTVQMLSVPALALTGSWQAAATLIVLERIGRAIRNPPRDVMLSHAAKHMGGYGWTFGVHEACDQFGALCGPLVIALVLAHHGKYHEAFAVLLVPALITLGFVWIACLLYPRPQDLEPAFIDQGPPTSYSRAFWVYLVGAALVAIGFADYSLIAYHFARVHSVPSAVIPIFYAVAMAVSGGASLLFGRLFDRYGFPVLVGLTMVASLFAPLVFLGGFWVALIGAAMWGMGMGVHESIIPATVTPMVPPQRRASAFGLFTACYGIFWFLGSAVMGFLYDHSRIGVIVFCMITQLMAVPLFLWVSRNRSLSSEG, encoded by the coding sequence ATGAAACAAGATCCTACCTCGCCATCCACCGATTCTGCTTCAACTTCCATAGACGTACGTCGTGCGGCTTTACGGTTCGTGCTGTTGATAAGCGTTCTTAGCTTCTTCGCCGACTTCACTTATGAAGGCTCACGTAGTATTACCGGCCCCTATCTAGAAACGCTACGTGCCAGCGCCTTCGTGGTAGGTGCTGTAGCCGGTTTTGGAGAGCTATGCGGCTATGCCTTACGCTTCTTCTCAGGACGCTTAGCCGACATCACGGGGCGTTTTTGGCCGATCACGATTTTTGGCTATACCGTCCAAATGCTCTCGGTACCGGCCTTGGCGCTGACAGGCAGTTGGCAAGCGGCAGCGACATTGATCGTGCTTGAACGGATAGGCCGTGCCATTCGCAACCCCCCGCGCGATGTGATGCTTTCTCATGCGGCCAAACACATGGGTGGCTATGGATGGACTTTCGGAGTACATGAGGCTTGCGATCAGTTCGGCGCTTTATGCGGGCCTCTCGTTATCGCGCTGGTGCTGGCTCATCACGGGAAGTATCACGAGGCCTTCGCCGTGCTGTTGGTGCCGGCGCTCATCACACTGGGTTTTGTGTGGATCGCTTGTCTGCTGTACCCGAGACCGCAAGACCTCGAACCAGCTTTCATCGATCAAGGTCCGCCGACCTCCTACTCACGGGCGTTTTGGGTCTATCTTGTGGGGGCTGCCCTGGTTGCCATCGGTTTTGCGGACTACTCGTTGATCGCTTATCACTTTGCGCGTGTGCATAGTGTGCCATCTGCAGTGATCCCTATTTTCTATGCGGTGGCCATGGCCGTTAGTGGGGGAGCATCCTTACTGTTTGGGCGCTTATTTGACAGGTATGGATTTCCGGTGCTTGTCGGTCTCACCATGGTGGCATCGTTGTTTGCCCCTTTGGTGTTCCTCGGTGGATTTTGGGTAGCACTGATCGGAGCGGCCATGTGGGGCATGGGAATGGGAGTTCATGAATCGATCATTCCTGCCACTGTTACTCCGATGGTACCTCCGCAGCGCCGTGCCTCTGCATTCGGGCTATTTACGGCGTGCTATGGCATATTCTGGTTTTTGGGCAGTGCGGTGATGGGCTTTCTTTATGACCATTCACGTATAGGAGTTATTGTGTTTTGCATGATAACGCAATTAATGGCAGTACCGCTTTTTCTGTGGGTTAGTCGTAACAGGTCGCTTTCTTCAGAGGGGTAG